The sequence ttcagCAACCTAAAGTTCTGCACCCAGATGTAAAAGCTTGAGCAGCAAGAAAAGGCTAAGAAGACTCATCTACGTTGGGCTCTACGAAGTAAGTATATTTTAGCCTCTAATATAAGTATTGGTACTCGATGCTCATATAAAGGCACAATTCTGAACAGTTAAAAGGCCCAAATTGCCATATCCTGATAATTTGTCCAAAACCAACCATAAAGCTTAAATTACTTATCATAAGTTTTTCAATGCTAGATAAGGAGTTACTTTTCTCTATTATGCTAGTCATTGGTGTTCTTATTGATAAACTGTGAGTTGTACTTAACTAACACTTTTTTCTATTAATCTCTTTTTTTGTCATGTTATTGGACACTTTATTTGATTGCTTAGGTAAAGCCCGTAGATAGAACCTGGTTTTAAAATCGCCCGAAGTAAGATGTATATTCCATATCATCAACATCTCTAAAATGAATCACAACAGTTCCCAGTCCAGCAAAATCAAACACACAATTTTGAATGCAATCACAAACTTTCTTCTAAATAAACCACCAAAAATTTTAGGTTATCACCTAATTTAGCAGCTCTACAACCATAAACATGAACTGTAAGAAGAAAAAGCGAAACACAAAGTTTTCTATatctgaatttcaaacaacaaacAAAAGAAGCATTCAATAACTTACCTGACTGCGGTAGTCAAATCTAACAAAGGTAGCTGTCATAAGACTTAACTGCTATAGCTATTTCTAAGTGGTTGCAGAAGTCAATATCAATGATGGAACGTTCAGATACTCCAGTATTTCAGTGAATGACGACGTCTGTGTATTCATGATCACCTTCCCAAAACTATAGAAAGAAGTGAGAGATATGTCAAAATAGTAATAATGTAGGATAGGAAGAAGCCAAGAAGGCAACAACTAACATGGATgtttgaaacataaaaacatgagCAATACAGATTAAGTAAAGTTGTAACTTGACATTCTTTCAGAAGGAACCATTTATCTATGAGGCCCCACCATATTACTTCTCCAAAACCAAAGTAGTTTTGCTCATTTCACTCAACTATGTTGGTGCacaaattgatggtttattttgcCTCATAATGTCATAGTTTTGCTCATTTTACTAAACTAAATTGGTTCGCCAACTATAGAATGATGAGCATAATAGATCTGACATACGAAATGCTGGATGTAGCCAAACCCCCAAAAAAGACTGCATTTctttaaataaaaacaaaatcagcAAATACCATCCAGTGTTGACAGATAAAAAAGAAAACAGTACCTGCATGAACTCAGGACACATAAAGGAAATGTCCCCAAATAAACCCACCCTCAAGGAACCCCTCTGCAACTACAACAATTATGAAGATGAAGCAGAGACCAACCTGCACTTCCCAATAGGTCCAAATACGAAGCAAACAGgagtacaaaaagaaagagaaagttaAAGCCGAAGTGCTCCACTGATGAGCAAAAATAATGGTGTAACTTCTGGAACATAAATCAATAACATAGTGAGAAGATATGGGTACTTATAATTATAACTGATCCCCCGTATTAGGAGATGAAGCATCAACAACTTTGAGAAACTTTCCTTTTCCCTGATACTTACTTCACATGTTACCCTAATGGATATCATAAAAGACGAACAACAGAGAATTAGCAGGTAAAAAAAATTGACTAACTAATTAAGTACAAATTGTGACGACAGAAACATGACTCAAGTTAGTTTTGTCCAAACAGTAACACAAATATCACCTCAATGATAGCATTATAAAAACTAATGGAAAACGTGGCATCCTTATGAACCGAGAGTTTGTAAAAACGCGATCCTTCTACGTACTTCAAGGTTAGTTGCACACCAACTGCAGATTCTTGTCCTTTTAAAGGTGTTCAATACGCTTTATCTAGAACAAAaaaagtgatcagaactatatTTTTAATTTCTAGGAGTCTGTGAAACTAATGGTAGCAGTGAGAGAGTGTACTGGCGAACACAGCCGATCTCTGCAAGTGTGCCAAGCTCAGCGAATTCACTGCAAAATAATATGGAGAAACCAACCGAAGCTATCTCGGTGCTACATATTACTTTCTAAATATGTTACTCTGAAATTACAACACGAACCTACCAAAGAATTTTGAATTTCCGGCGGTCAATCATGTGCGTGATGGGGATATCTAGAGACAACATTATATCCAAGCCAAGAATATGGAAATTTTGACGCGTCATGAGGTAATCAAGGAGTCGCTACCTAAAAGGAACATAAGTAATGACTCACGTGACTATCAAGACAGAAAAAAAGACGCACAAACTGAGCTATGAACAATATAGTAAATCAGTAATGACTAAATACACCGAGTATTGAGGAACTTTAAAGAATATGCCAGAGGTTGAACCGTACTGGCTATTAGATAAATAAATCTAAAGCTCAATGTGACTCTTATCATCTATCAGTGGTCTCAGATCCCATGGTTTGAGAGACCGCCTGTATAAAGTTAAACGAAACAAATTGGTATATCAATAATCACCCAATTGGTACTTGCAAAAAGATACTCATCGaattaaacaacaaaaacagaattgTCAATTGCAATTTATGCGGAAGCACATTAACCTTTCAACCTTCAAGCTGATGCTCACCTTTGTGTACATTGAACCCCAAATGATTTTTCATTCCATCATTAGACGTTGCACATGAAAGGTTCCATAACACACATGGTCAACAAATTCCTAAGCATTTATCATATTGCACCCAGTGGACCTAAATTGTAAAACAGTGACACTGAAACTAAATATCCTAATTACAGTGAAATACAATCAGTAATTTACCAGAATATGCAACAGAGAGAGGCCTCAGTGAACCAAATCaaacattataataaaaaaaaaagagaaaaaaatataggACACAGCCGCATCATACTAAGCGAAGTTCTTTTCTACGCCGACTAACATGCATAATGTGGTTTGAACTGCTAGATATAAAGATAGCCATCGAGTTTAAAATTATTAAAAGGAGGGAAGGATTAATATCTGAGATCAGCACTGATTAACCGACCAATGTGAACTATATGGCTCCTAATTACATGTCCAGGTCCATTCAGTTAAGCCTCGTCAATTACTGGTAATAAGCATAGATACTATGATTTATTAGAACTACCTAATAAGGCTAGTCAAAGTCTAAAACCTGCAAAATAGAATAAgttcaaaaataacaaaataaaaaatcctgGTGATCTATCACTATTATTGGAGCTCATACATGAGATCTCAAAGAAAGAGTTAGTTCATCAACAATCCATGCCTTAAACAAAAGCTTGGATGCAAACCGGGCTCCTCAAATCTATCCTACGTGTTTCGAAGATTGTATTTAGCAATTATTACATTTTAATCTAattagaagagaaaaccttaataCCATAAAGTTCTTAGATTGGTTGGTTAAATTGTACTCTCTAATCACCAATTTGAAAAACAAAAGTACTATCTTTGATCTTTTTAAACCAACTTTCTTCCTGTTCCGCTTTGTTGACCTGCAATTAGACTATATAACAACTTGGTGAGCATGACCCCACAGTACAATATGTATCCATCCAAACATACGATTCATACCAATACCCCATACCTTGCAACAGTGTTCCATGTACCTTACATGCTCATCAGCGGTGCACCTCATCAACTTTTCCGTCGTCTTTCGCATCAAAACAAATATATCTCAGTGAATTACTCCTGCGTCAAAATTTGCAAATTTAAATTTACCACGGCACTTCTTCTTTAAAATCTCTGTTGCACTTGCTGCAGAAGGGCTCATCACCTTCATATACAACTTTTCTAGTGCATTTCTTGCATGAGAACCACTCTCTACCCAACTAAGCCCAAGTATATCGCTTCACAGGTGAATATTTATCCTACTGCATGGATAAATTTGTTATCATCGTACTGCAGCATATCAGTCGTTTCCTGTATAGTCTTTACAATCTCGGATGGATCATCTTGCAGGGCCAGGTCGATCTTTTGAAATCTCATTTTCTTTCTGGAGCAAGCCTAAATATATTAATTGTCCATTTGCAGTGTGCAGTTATTAATATTACACAGTCCACTTCAGATGATGCATACTTACATTTTTCTGAATTCATTGACCTCAGATATGGCCAGATTGACCAATACCTTGAACGCAGTGTTTGTGGCCAATCCAAGTGTACCTACAATTAAATTCAGTTGTCAGTTGAGCAGATCACTAAacatctctttatgttttgttaTGGTGGAATGGGATCAGATCACTAACCTAGAAACTCGCTTACGAACGTTGCAGTTATTATAACAATTACTGGCACATTTCCATCTTCATCTCCCCCACTACTGATATGCACCATTCTTCCCACAAAGTTACCTTCATGTCGATCCATTAACCTCAGCAAAAAGCAAAAGCAGCTGATATATATAAACAACGTGATTATCTAGTACCTTCATCCCAAAATACCGACTTACTTTGCATCTTGGATTGCTATTTCCCTCTTTGGCACTTCGCTAGTCCTATCCTGGGTATCAAACAATACCATGGTAACATCTGAGACGGATTCTAATTTTCCTAAAGCATCTGCACGAAATAATTCTGTCAGGCACGCACATTTTATCTTAATTACATAAGTAAGTAACTGAGAGGCAACGCAATCCGTACTTTAAATAAAATGTGGTGCCGTCCACTTTGCTAAATTGTCTAGGTGGAAATTGCATTAGTAAACACCGATTAGCTCAGTCTAATAATGAGACCACTAACATGACTATTTTGACAACTAAGGTGGTGAGCCTAGAATAACGACAAAAGTAACCATTAATAGAGATTTTCCAACATCCCCTACCTCGCCACTAAGAGCGTCTTCTAAAACCCAGCCATTTGATTGAATTCTCATTCAACTTAGTGTGCCGTACAGAAAATGACCACGATTTTTGCTACTCTCTGAATCCAAAATACTCCCCGTGCTTCAGAAATTATCCATTGAGAACTAAACATTGTGGTTAAATTCTTGAAAGGTACTGGCAACTGCAACAACATAAATAAAATTAGCAACACAACGAACCACAGAAACACAATATATCTTCAGTTGCAAGTAATAGAACATCAATTAACCTTTAAAATAAACATTCCAACTCGGGTTCACGTTTAAGACTCTGCAGTTCCATTTACAGCTTATAATTTTTGTAGTTGTTATAAAAATTCATAAAATAATTTTACTAACAGTTTCACATGTACACCCGCCACTAAAACCATTGTCACCTCAACCGCCTATATCCACCCACCAATGCAGCAGCCCTCATCACTTCTACCTAATAAGTGTTATATACAACCACAACACCACCTCCATGACACTATAAACCCCACCACGACCACCATGTTTTATATAACCTCTATGTTCACCACCAATACTATCAAAAGAATGAtctaaaatcaaaacccaaatatcaACATTAGAAATCAGATCCACTCTATTTTGATTCCATATTTCCATGTCTATAAAATTTGTTCTAAGCATTCCATACTTGGAAGCAGTGCAATGTACCTTATTCATGCATTTGTGGACCATATAAGATTTGTCCTGGAAATTCTGGTTCCTTTGATAAAGGCTTCTGATACCTGCCAAATAGAACGCCAACATATAAGAATTGCAGATGACAGCTTCTATTCGTATATCTAAACAGATGCACTGAATACCACGATTGAATCCCCTTGCATCATTGAATTGCCATTTCCTGCTATTACAAACAAAGAATATCTCTTATAAACTTTTAGATTCAACTAAATATTGAAAAAACAACCCAAAATTCCTGAAAAGCATAAATTTCTAACATGTATTAAAAAAATATGAACGGAGTTACTTCGGCAGGAATTAAATGGAAGAGGGGTTGATGTTGCCGTTACAGTTGCAGATGGTGGAGGAGTGACATCATCTCACGGAAGAGTAAAAAAACCCTAGAATTGGCTAAACCCAGAAAAACCCAATTTGGAGAAAACACTAATTTTTCCTAAACGGCTAAACCCAATGCCCTAAAAATCAAATATATTATGAATCTTATTAAAACCCATAAGAGGAACTCTATAATTCAAAATAACAATAAATCAAAAACTGTAGATGTCatataagaaattgaaaaactaaaGGTTCGAAAGGAACAATGTTTTCTCTAGATTATCTTCTGAGAAGGACTTGTATGTGAAAATGATAACAACCGAACCCCATGAAACTAATGAGATCGAGGaatcaaacagaaattacatAAATCTGGTTGAAGTGTTTTTAGGGAAAAGAAATAGGGGGCAGATAGAGTTTTTAGAAACCTGTATTATGTTTGAACTTTGTTGAATCGTGATCGTACAGCCTGAACCGGCTCCCACCCCTATTCACCCGCGTCGACCAACTTCATATTACTCGAAATTTCCTAGCCGTCCAGTGAAAAACTCCATCATCCAGAGCTTCCGACCGCCGGATAATGGCCCACATTCAATAACGTCCGTCTGATAGTCCTAACTATCATGGAGACAAACCTCATACCTTTTTATAACAATGATGATTTGGGACTTATTAATGTTAAAGGGGACTGgaaattttcattattttatcgagactattatattatcgagtattataTTAAAAAAGTTTCACCGTAACATTTTTTCATTTATGacttctttgtttcttgttgTGTAATTTTAAAACCGAATATGGTGTGGAGTACTGGTTCATAACTAGAAGTTAATCGTTtattaacccttttttttttggtattgaaagctaagaaacaaaaaacaaataaacaaGTAATCGCTCTAGAGAGTGAGCTGCAAAATCAACCATTTATGGTACAAATCTGAATTCACTATTTTTGAAATTGGTTACGATCTCTTTAATATCATCTTTTATCTTCAATAGTCTCCAGAGTGGTCTCACCGTTGCTCATGTAAGACATCTTACAACTACTTTGCAATCTCTTTCGAAGATTATATCTTTGAGGTTCAACCAAAATTCTAGTTCATCTGCCAAATGAAAACCATCGGCTTCTGCGAAAATAGATGTATTAGACCTACCAATACGAGTACCAGCTCCTCGACAAACATTGTTATGATCCTCGGCGACAGCTGCACACGCATAAGTACCATTTTTCCATGTCGCATTTACATTGATTTTTATGTAAGGCATATCAGGTGCCTTTCAGCTTTGATCTGCTTTATTAGATGCTTGAATAGAGTTTTCATCAGCCTCAGTTTCATTTGTAGTAAAGAGATTGTAATACCAAAATAATGCAATTTGGAGTGCACCATGGACATTATTCTGCTTATTTTCAAACACTTTCTCATTTCTTATCTTTCATACTTCCCTACAAATCGATGGTCATACTAAGAGAAATGGAGTAGTAACTTTTTTCTTCAGTATCCAAGTTTGCATAAGAGTTGTTATCTTGAAGTCTTAAACCAAAGGGAAAAGTGAACCATATTGGTTGAGCTAGTTCACATTGAAATAGAAGATGGTTTATCGTTTTTACTGCATTGTTACACATGCAGCAGTCTATTGAGACTCTATCTATGAACCTTCCAATATTTTGCGATACAGCAATGCCATTGTGTTCTCCAGATTAAAGTCTTTATTTTTGGTGCAGTTTATATTGTTCTTCCAAAACCTCTTCCTTGTGAAAGTGGATTCACCATGTCTGGATGATTCACCTTGATTGTCTTGAAGTAGTTTTCGAAAAGATTTGGAAGTAAAGTCTCAGTGGGGAGTGAGTCTCCAAATTATCTTCTATGGGGCTAGATAATTTATCAGTATTCATGTATCCGACTGGCAGTACATGGATCCACGAGATCTTGAATGAGATTTATCTTCCAATACCATTTGTCAGTATAAATAAGCTGGTTGACTATAGTGATTTCTGGATGAGTATCAGAGATTCTAGCTGGTACTAAGATAGAGTTATCTTTAATTTAAGGGTTAGAGAAAATATTAACGTTTTTTCCATTCCCAACTAGCCACAGGCACCCTTTCTTCAAGTAGTTTTTGCTATCCAGCATTGCATACCAAGTAGTAGAGCAATTTATGGTCTTCTTTACATCCCAAAAAGACTTCTCTCTTAAATACTTTACATGCATCATTTTTGCCCACAAATTTTCTTGATCTTGTTATGTCAACTTTGCCACTCCCACTTGAGATCACTGAGAGATCTGAGACCTAAACCTTTTCATTTGGAAAATTAAACCACTCCCACTTGAGAAGATGCATTTTCCTTTTATATCTATTGTGTCCCCACTAGAAGTCTCTGATGATTTGAGTGATTTTGTTTAGGACTATACTAGGGATAAGAGTTGTGGCCATGTAATATACATGGATAAGAGCTAAAATTAATTATATAAGAATTGTCATTCCAGCACGAGACAATAACTTTATTTTCCACCTTGAAAGTTTTTAGTCaaattttttaataagaaaattgAAGTGAGAGACTCTTAAACCTCGTTATAGAATCTTCACCCCATATATTTCTGTTCTTTTCCTGTTATGTTGACTCCTAGAGTTGACACAATTTCATCTTCATAAGATGCAACATTATTGCTGAAATATGTTAAAGATTTTATATAGTTTACCAGTTAGCCTGAGACCTTGTACTACTCTTGCAGAATAGTGAAAATGGAGTTAATTGTGCTAGTATCTGTGTTGCCAAAAAGCATGGTATCATCTACAAACATGATGTGATAAATACTAGGAGCCCATCTATTAACTTTGTAGCCATTGTAAATGTCTTCGGTCTCTATTATGTTTATAATTACACTCAAAGTATAAGAATATATAATAAACAGATACGGTGATAGAGATCATCCTTGTCTGATCCCTATTTCACTCATAAATAAGTCTTCATGATGATCATTTAGTAGTACAGTGAAAGATGGAGTCTTTATACAGTTCATTATGAGAGTATGAGCTCTGTCAGTTATGTCAATGTTTAATAAAGCTTAACTAAGAAAATCCCACTCTATCTTATCATATGCCTTACTCATATCAAGATTAAGAGTAAAATCTCTTTGATCATTGTTTGAGGTATGTATAAAATGGAAAATTTATTTTGCAACAACTATATTGTCAATAATCAGTTTGCCTGGTACAAAAGCATATCGATTTTTCTCAATGAGACTGTCTAAAAAATAAGTCAGTCTATTGGTTATGATGTTAGTGACAATTTTATATAATACATTGCATAAAGCAATTGGGCTATAATCCATTGCAGAACTAACATTTGTTTTCTTCGGTATTAGGGCTAAACAAGTGCGATTTAGACCTCGGGGTAAAGAGGAGAATCTGAAAAAATATTGAATCAGCTGCACAACTTTTAGCCCTATAATCTCCCAATATTTATTTGTAAAACAAAACAGGATACTGATGTGGTCCATGTGGTTTTAAAGACTCAATCTTTTTGATTACATCAAATACTTCTTCGACACGTGGTATTGAACTTAAATGTCTGCAATCATCTTGAGATAACTTATTagtaaaatacaaaataaaagaattaggaaataCATTCTCATCTTTAGTAAACATGGATTGAAACACAAAAATGAGAGTTTTTTGATattctcatgatcaaatatcCATATTCACCTTCATGATTTTCAGAGCAAATATTTTATTCGTGCTTCTTCTATGAATAACGAATACGTGAAATACCCGAGTGTTCTTGTCAATGGAAGACACCCATTTGGATTTATTTCTTTGTTGCCAAAATATCCTATATCTTTTTCAAGACAGGCGATGTTGTTGCAGATTGCTTTCTCCTCCTCTTTTATATCAGTCAAGTGAGTTGTAACTTACAAGTCAATaagtttttgtttttcattttctatatCTCTCCTTGTATCACCAAAGTTTTCCTGCTCCACTTCTTTAGTTTCTCCCCCGCATCTTGTGATTTTGTAGTTGTCTCTCCTATAAAGTTATCCCGGCTTGTCTTCAGAACATCTTTAAAATTCGGATGATCAGTCCAGAAAAACTCAAATTTGTAGCTGGGTTCCCTTTTTGGCGGTTTCCTCATTGTAATATGAATGATGGGAGCATGGTCACTCTCAATTATGGGGAGATGTAGAACTGCTACATCAGGGAAAAGAATCATCCATTATGTATTCCATAGAGCTCTATCAAGTCTCTCAAATATTAGAGATATTTGTGTAGCATTGTTAGACCATGTGAAGGAAGGACCACCATAGCCCAAATCCAAAATGTCTTTTTCTCTTATCATACTTTTGAACTCATTACATATAATATCAATATCTGCAGAGCCACCATATTTTCCATAAGAGTGCATCAGGACATTAAGATCTCTAATTTTGCATTAAGAACCGGTGATAGTAGCTAGGGCAATTTAACAAACTAACCAgcttcaaaccatataattaataaaaCAGCCAAAATTCTAATTTCTTCTATAAACTGGCCATTCCGTTAGATGTCACGCCTGGACCCACCAGATCGGTCGTCGGTGTTGAATAAGTCTAACTCGGTGCGCATAATTACCTTCattccccttatccagttcaaaGACGCGTGAACTGCAGataattttcattttctctttttctcattctctttCTTCCCTTCTTCTCTCCATCGTTCTCTCCATTCTCCTTCTATTGAAACTAGGGTTAGGAATTATTATTAGGGAAGAAGCAGTAGCAGTTGAAGACGTAGATGTTAGTGAAGAACCAGATCGTATTGGGAAGACTAGGGTTTCTGGATATCTAGGGTTCCAGAGACGATTTTGATAGAGTGAAGATGAGGTACAAATTGGGATTCAAAAAATCTGAATCAAGGTGAGATTAATGTAACCCGTAActtaatatatgatgaaaatcaatgATTGATCGATTGATTtctatttctagggtttttgtttttccccttttgtaattagggtttattcGAAATGCATGAGTTCATTTATTGGTTAATTAGGTTATAaattttgtgattgagtgtttgtttgtatgaattattgcTTAATTAGAGTTAATTTGAGTTGTTTAGATTCAGTGGGGGGTTTATTTGGGCTAATTGAATTTCTAAAGATGTTTAGGTATTATGCTTGTTCAACACCAAGTATTTATTTAATCATGTTTAAGTCTAAATATACTGTAGTTAAGGAGGTTAAATTTAAAATAGTCTGCTGCTATATCCCTGATGAAGTTCTTCTTACATATTAATACTTTCAAGATGTTGTCACATGGTATTAATGAAGTTCTTCTTACATGTGGTATTTTTACAGGGTGAAATTGCCCAAATTTAATAGCGCAAGTATTGATTAAGTAGTAGAAGTTTCATTTATATGATATAGGGCCCTATGATATATGATTTATGTGAAAATGGAAACCAGTTTATGCCCTGTATGGCAGAATACTTTTTGATTTGGACCATTTTATATGGACATTATGTggtttctcatattcatgtggcgGTTTCCTTGCTGTAATTTTCAGACTTGTTTAAATGTAGACATTTTCTT comes from Papaver somniferum cultivar HN1 chromosome 7, ASM357369v1, whole genome shotgun sequence and encodes:
- the LOC113296620 gene encoding uncharacterized protein LOC113296620, with product MQSKSVFWDEGNFVGRMVHISSGGDEDGNVPVIVIITATFVSEFLGTLGLATNTAFKVLVNLAISEVNEFRKIKKMRFQKIDLALQDDPSEIVKTIQETTDMLQYDDNKFIHAVG